A single region of the Cyanobacterium sp. T60_A2020_053 genome encodes:
- a CDS encoding PEP-CTERM sorting domain-containing protein (PEP-CTERM proteins occur, often in large numbers, in the proteomes of bacteria that also encode an exosortase, a predicted intramembrane cysteine proteinase. The presence of a PEP-CTERM domain at a protein's C-terminus predicts cleavage within the sorting domain, followed by covalent anchoring to some some component of the (usually Gram-negative) cell surface. Many PEP-CTERM proteins exhibit an unusual sequence composition that includes large numbers of potential glycosylation sites. Expression of one such protein has been shown restore the ability of a bacterium to form floc, a type of biofilm.) has protein sequence MNLSRFALISAVSMVALAPVTGAEAINIVSSNFQVTIDSGDLSGETYKGSFSYDLDEMTSEDLFTGFDTRPLTAFSFKFVDVNLDDFIYTDNSSPNNVVNFDPVTGNLFGISYDFDNGSDTLLTFFPDFLDPITVFTYDFDNVQGSGSFQTTPEPSLLLGIGVMGAGLLFGKKKNKK, from the coding sequence ATGAATTTATCTCGTTTTGCTTTGATTTCTGCTGTTTCTATGGTTGCCCTTGCACCGGTGACGGGCGCTGAGGCTATTAATATTGTCAGTTCTAATTTTCAAGTTACTATTGATTCTGGTGATTTATCGGGTGAGACCTACAAGGGTAGTTTTAGTTATGATCTTGACGAAATGACTAGCGAAGACCTTTTTACTGGGTTTGATACTCGTCCGTTGACTGCTTTTAGTTTTAAATTTGTTGATGTCAACCTCGATGATTTCATCTACACCGATAATTCTTCACCCAATAATGTAGTTAATTTTGATCCCGTAACGGGGAATTTATTCGGTATTTCCTATGATTTTGATAATGGTTCTGATACCTTGTTGACTTTTTTCCCTGATTTCCTTGATCCCATTACTGTTTTTACTTATGATTTTGATAACGTTCAAGGTAGTGGTTCATTCCAAACTACTCCTGAGCCTAGTTTATTATTAGGTATTGGGGTGATGGGCGCTGGGCTTTTATTCGGTAAGAAGAAAAATAAGAAATAA